The nucleotide window TGATTTCGATCTGAATAAAGGGGAGATCTATAATAGAAGAGTTGCAGTAGATTTCGGAAATGAGCCGGGAAATCCTGACGGGATGGCAGTTGATGAGGAAGGATATATTTGGGTAGCTCATTGGGGTGGAGGAAAGGTTAGTAGATGGAATCCTAAAACCGGGAAGAAATTGTTTGAAATAAAAGTGCCCGCAACCTATGTAACCTCAGTAACTTTCGGTACTCAAGAACTAGACCAATTATTCATTACCACTGCTGGAAAAAGCCAAGACCCATTAGCTGGAAAAACGTTTACAACTAAAGCTAATGTAAGAGGATTGCAAAATTTTAGGTTTAAAATCTCGTAAGTTTTATATCCTTAAACGTTATTTTTCATTATGAATCCAGTTCACATTTTGGCTAAAAAGGGGGAAGTTGCAGAAAGAGTTCTAGTAGTCGGAGACCCAGGCAGAGCAAGACTATTATCGACATTATTGCAAAATCCTAAGTTAACCAATGAAAATAGGGGATTCCTTGTATATACAGGTAAATATAATGGTGAAACCGTAAGTATAGCGACTCATGGAATAGGAGGTCCTTCAATAGCTATAGTTCTAGAGGAATTGGCAATGTTAGGTGCAAATGTTTTCATTAGATATGGTACAACTGGAGCATTAGTGCCTTACATTAACTTAGGTGAGTATATAATAGTAACTGGTGCATCTTATAATCAAGGAGGCCTATTTTACCAATATCTAAGGGATAATGCATGTGTGGCTTCTACACCCGATTTTGAGCTAACTAACAAATTAGTAACGTCTTTCTCTAAAAGAAATCTGAAATATTACGTAGGAAATGTCTTTAGTAGCGATGCATTCTATGCTGAGGATGAGGAATTTGTAAAGAAGTGGAGTAGTAGGGGTAATATAGCAGTTGAGATGGAATGTGCAACTCTATTTACGTTAAGCAAGGTCAAGGGATGGAAGAGTGCAACAGTTCTAGTTGTTAGTGATAATTTAGCTAAAGGTGGTATCTGGATAACAAAGGAAGAATTAGAGAAAAGTGTTATGGATGGGGCAAAGGCTGTTCTAGACACCTTAACTAGCTAGATTCGAAATTTTTTAATGTATGTAAAAATTGGCTTCCTAGCAAATATTACTGAAGAGTAAATACTTGAAACGCTATTAAAAACTCTATTCGTATCTTGCAGATATAGAATTGCAATCTTACTACTTTCTATTATTCATTATAACTAGAAGTATAATTTACAGACCAAGTACAGAGATTTCATGTTGTAATTTACATCAATTATGAAATAACTTTAAAGATATGTTTCCAGAAGGGAAGTAAAAAAACAAATTAAATTTGTGGACCCGGTAATATGGCTAAATCGCCTGGACCTAATAGCAGTAATATTATTGCGCCAGCTAGGAATAGTATATCTAGATCCATTCCTGGATTCATTCCAGTGGCTAGTGGCTTTTTCATTCTATGACTTACCACTATAGTACCCAAGAAGAACAGGATCAATACCGCTGAAACTATTAGTGATATAGCCCCTATCATTACTAAAAGTCCACCTAAGATTTCAACTAACATGGAGAGATCTACAAATATTGGCGGTACTCCTAACTGTCTCATATAACCTTTAAATTGGGAATTGAGATTTTTATTTGCCTTAGCCGTACCATGTGGTATTAGGGCGATTCCATATAGTATTCTGAATATTAGTAGACCTATTGAGGCTATGGTCAGATCCATATTTGGTTCCTCCGAGGAAACTACTTTACTTAGCTAAGTTCATATAATTAACTTAACTTGCATTAAGCTAGTTACCATATGTAAAGTTAGAATTATATAAGGGTTATATACTTTTTTAAATATATTTTTATTTTTATTACCTTTTATCCAGCAACTACTTATGGAAAGCATTTGGTTACTTAACCTTTTAAATTTCCCAAGTATTTTATCACTTAATGCATTTAGGAAAGATAAATGAGGATGTATTTAACAAGGTAATCTATCCTCACCTTGGAGAGAGACGAAAGGAAGTAGTTGTCGGTCCTCAGCATGGAGTTGATACTGGAGCAATAGATCTTCAAGATGGTAGAGTCTTGGTAGTAAAGACTGATCCAGTATTCATCGTTCCTCAATTTGGGTTTAAAAAAGCTGCGTGGTTCGCAGTTCACATTTTAGCTAGCGATGTTATGACCTCTGGAATTCCACCCGAGTATGCTGTAATAGATCTAAATTTACCGCCCAGAATCAAAGATGAGGAATTTGAAGAGATGTGGATTGGGATTCACGAGGCGTTAAAGGAGATTGGAGTAATGGTAGTTGGAGGTCATACAGGTGTCTATGAGGGTACTGACTATCCAATGGTAGGAGGATTCACGATGTTCGGTATAGGAGAGAAGGAAAGGTTAGGAATGCCATCTAAGGTTAAGGTTGGAGATAGTGTGATAATGACTAAGGGTCCAGCGATAGAAGCTACCGGCCTTTTAACTAACCTTTACCCTGAGTATTTTAAGCAAAGATTGAGTAATGAGATTTTTAACGAAGCCTATAACATGTATTGGAAAATGAGTTGTTGGAAAGATGGTTTAATAGCGTCCAGAATTGGCATTCACATGATGCATGATGCTACTGAAGGTGGGGTATTTGGAGCATTAACAGAGGTAGCGAGAGCGAGTAGTAAAGGAATGCGGATATATGAGGAAAGGTTTTTCATCAATAGGGCTGTTAGGGAGGTGACTAAGTTAGTTAATATAGATCCATGGATATCCATAAGTGAAGGTACTATGATCATAGTTACTGATAAGGGAGAAGAAGTGAGGAACACGTTGATAAGGGAAGGAATTGAAGCTGAAATAATTGGGGAAATAGTAGACCAAAGCGGAGAGGTAACTATGGTAAAGAAAGACGGAAGTAGAGTTAAGATTGAACATCCTTTAGAGGATCCTTTCTGGAGAGCGTTTTTCGATTTAGCTAGCAAAACTTAGTAATTACTTTCTCGATAACTTCTTTAGTTTTTTCCTTAAATTTTCCCTCTCTGATCTCTTCGCAAACAATTTCTCTGAATTCCTCCATCTCTTCTAAATATTCTGTTAAAACTTTTATGGCTTCTTTCTCATTAGTTTCAGTTAGGATCTCTACTTCAGTTAGTTTAATGTAA belongs to Saccharolobus solfataricus and includes:
- a CDS encoding purine-nucleoside phosphorylase, whose amino-acid sequence is MNPVHILAKKGEVAERVLVVGDPGRARLLSTLLQNPKLTNENRGFLVYTGKYNGETVSIATHGIGGPSIAIVLEELAMLGANVFIRYGTTGALVPYINLGEYIIVTGASYNQGGLFYQYLRDNACVASTPDFELTNKLVTSFSKRNLKYYVGNVFSSDAFYAEDEEFVKKWSSRGNIAVEMECATLFTLSKVKGWKSATVLVVSDNLAKGGIWITKEELEKSVMDGAKAVLDTLTS
- a CDS encoding DoxX family protein, producing MDLTIASIGLLIFRILYGIALIPHGTAKANKNLNSQFKGYMRQLGVPPIFVDLSMLVEILGGLLVMIGAISLIVSAVLILFFLGTIVVSHRMKKPLATGMNPGMDLDILFLAGAIILLLLGPGDLAILPGPQI
- a CDS encoding AIR synthase family protein, with protein sequence MHLGKINEDVFNKVIYPHLGERRKEVVVGPQHGVDTGAIDLQDGRVLVVKTDPVFIVPQFGFKKAAWFAVHILASDVMTSGIPPEYAVIDLNLPPRIKDEEFEEMWIGIHEALKEIGVMVVGGHTGVYEGTDYPMVGGFTMFGIGEKERLGMPSKVKVGDSVIMTKGPAIEATGLLTNLYPEYFKQRLSNEIFNEAYNMYWKMSCWKDGLIASRIGIHMMHDATEGGVFGALTEVARASSKGMRIYEERFFINRAVREVTKLVNIDPWISISEGTMIIVTDKGEEVRNTLIREGIEAEIIGEIVDQSGEVTMVKKDGSRVKIEHPLEDPFWRAFFDLASKT